One Hippoglossus hippoglossus isolate fHipHip1 chromosome 5, fHipHip1.pri, whole genome shotgun sequence genomic window carries:
- the abhd14b gene encoding protein ABHD14B, with the protein MSAVKMSEGSVQVAGCGAPLFYRQSEPATGEARMSVLLLHGIRFSSENWLNIGTLETLAKAGCRVVAIDLPGLGQSKSAEAPAPVGELAPASFLKEVCEQLSLGPVVVISPSLSGMYSLPFLLQHQALIRAYVPVAPICTDKFTAEQYQSVTVPSLIVYGDQDAQLREVSLRNLSNLANHSVVVMKGAGHPCYLDDPDTWHKALTDFLNTL; encoded by the exons ATGTCAGCCGTGAAGATGTCAGAGGGGAGCGTGCAGGTGGCCGGCTGCGGAGCGCCGCTGTTCTACAGACAAAGTGAACCTGCCACTGGGGAAGCGAGGATGTCAGTTTTACTCCTGCACGGCATCCGTTTCTCATCAGAGAACTGGCTCAACATCGGCACTCTGGAGACTCTGGCCAAGGCCGGCTGCCGTGTGGTCGCCATCGACCTGCCAG gaCTTGGCCAGTCTAAGTCAGCCGAGGCCCCGGCACCGGTGGGAGAACTGGCCCCTGCGAGTTTCCTGAAGGAGGTGTGTGAGCAGCTGAGCCTGGGCCCCGTGGTGGTGATCAGCCCGTCCCTCAGTGGGATGTACTcgctccccttcctcctccagcaccaggCTCTGATACGAGCCTACGTCCCAGTAGCTCCCATCTGCACCGACAAATTCACAGCAGAGCAGTACCAGAGTGTGACG gTCCCATCGCTCATCGTCTACGGTGACCAGGACGCTCAGCTCAGAGAGGTGTCGCTCCGCAACCTGAGCAATCTGGCCAATCACAGCGTGGTGGTGATGAAAGGGGCGGGTCATCCCTGTTACCTGGACGACCCGGACACGTGGCACAAAGCTCTCACAGACTTCCTCAACACGCTGTGA
- the mst1 gene encoding hepatocyte growth factor-like protein has translation MKLLLSCILLTVPLVTGYRSPLNDFQRSEGRELVPTAWNSVRVLTIQGQNLEDCATRCSESLDCRAFNFETRPIVTCKHLPWVGDGSYAEVKRNVNCDLYEKKVYVRKCIVGQGEDYRGKVLTTKSGLTCQQWWSKFPHDHRWTPNAANGLELNYCRNPDGDRIGPWCYTTDTEQRYESCNIPQCKDEVCITCNGEDYRGQVDHTVSGRECQRWDQQYPHQHIYQPEKYPDKSLDDNYCRNPDASPVPWCYTTDPEVERENCEISKCTEVRVEKRQRSSFTTHCFRGRGEDYRGNVNETTSGIPCQRWDDQDPHEHPFYPNTYECKGLEENYCRNPDGSEAPWCFTSVPEMRTALCLQIKRCADDIEAEDCYQENGKNYRGMVRKTRKGITCQKWTVNTPHRTKINTRTHPEGNLTENYCRNPDGDQHGPWCYTTDPKTEFDYCAIKQCAGEKVSLTDPEEDVEFTECGKREDRAQSSRLRIVSGVPGNSPWTVSLRDRKGNHFCGGSLVSPRWVISTKQCFSSCYVDLPGYSAMMGTLFRDPQEGEPGVQTIPLTKIVCGPSESQLVMLQLEYPAQFNERVSQICLPPERYIVSEGTTCEIAGWGETKGTGDSTVLNVAQIPVLSNRACNQYFRGRVRENEMCTGTFQGGVGACERDYGGPLACQHSDCWVLEGVIIPMRRCGHPGQPNIFIRVSVYVDWIKKVMEMA, from the exons atgaagctgctgctgtcctgTATTCTGCTGACTGTCCCGCTGGTCACTG gGTACCGCAGCCCCCTGAATGACTTCCAGCGCTCTGAGGGCCGAGAGCTGGTTCCCACCGCCTGGAACTCAGTTCGGGTGTTGACGATCCAGGGACAGAACCTGGAGGATTGTGCCACACGCTGCTCTGAGTCACTGGACTGCAG AGCGTTCAACTTCGAGACACGGCCCATCGTCACCTGTAAGCACCTGCCCTGGGTGGGCGACGGCAGCTACGCGGAGGTGAAGAGAAACGTGAACTGTGACCTTTACGAGAAGAAGG tcTACGTCAGGAAGTGCATCGTGGGACAAGGAGAAGACTACCGGGGGAAAGTGTTGACCACAAAAAGTGGTCTCACCTGCCAACAGTGGTGGTCCAAGTTCCCTCATGATCACAG GTGGACTCCCAATGCTGCAAATGGTCTGGAGCTGAACTACTGCAGGAATCCAGACGGGGATCGAATCGGTCCGTGGTGCTACACCACAGATACTGAGCAACGCTATGAAAGCTGCAACATTCCCCAGTGCAAAGACG AGGTTTGCATCACGTGTAACGGAGAAGACTACAGAGGGCAGGTGGACCACACTGTGAGCGGCAGGGAGTGTCAGAGATGGGACCAGCAGTATCCTCACCAACACATCTACCAGCCGGAAAA GTATCCTGACAAAAGCTTAGATGATAACTACTGTCGTAACCCTGACGCCTCCCCGGTGCCCTGGTGCTACACCACAGACCctgaggtggagagggagaacTGCGAGATCAGCAAGTGCA CTGAAGTTCGCGTTGAGAAACGTCAGCGCTCCAGCTTCACCACCCACTGCTTCCGCGGCCGGGGCGAGGATTACCGTGGCAATGTCAACGAGACAACGTCAGGTATCCCCTGCCAGAGGTGGGATGATCAGGATCCTCACGAGCATCCCTTCTACCCAAACACATACGAGTGCAA GGGCTTGGAGGAGAACTACTGTCGTAACCCAGATGGGTCGGAGGCTCCCTGGTGCTTCACATCTGTGCCAGAGATGAGGACGGCGCTTTGCTTACAGATCAAACGCTGTGCAGACGACATAGAAGCCGAGG ATTGCTAccaagaaaatggaaaaaactacAGAGGAATGGTCCGTAAGACCCGTAAGGGAATCACCTGCCAGAAATGGACCGTTAATACACCTCACCGGACCAA GATCAACACAAGGACACATCCCGAGGGCAATCTGACAGAGAATTACTGTCGTAACCCAGATGGGGACCAGCACGGACCCTGGTGCTACACCACTGACCCCAAAACTGAGTTTGACTACTGTGCCATTAAACAGTGtg CTGGAGAGAAAGTGTCCCTGACTGATCCAGAAG AGGATGTTGAGTTTACCGAgtgtggaaagagagaggacCGTGCCCAGAGTAGCAGGCTGCGTATCGTGAGCGGGGTTCCAGGAAACTCGCCGTGGACAGTGAGTCTCAGAGACAG GAAAGGAAACCATTTCTGTGGAGGATCCCTGGTTAGCCCCAGATGGGTGATCAGCACCAAGCAGTGCTTCTCCTCTTG CTACGTGGACCTGCCTGGTTACTCGGCCATGATGGGGACACTGTTTCGCGATCCACAAGAAGGAGAGCCCGGCGTGCAAACCATCCCTCTCACCAAGATCGTCTGTGGGCCCTCTGAATCTCAGCTGGTCATGCTACAACTGGAATA TCCTGCCCAGTTTAATGAGCGTGTCTCACAGATTTGCCTCCCTCCTGAGCGCTACATTGTGTCTGAGGGGACAACCTGTGAGATCGCAGGATGGGGTGAGACAAAAG GGACTGGAGATTCGACCGTACTCAACGTGGCCCAAATACCGGTTCTTAGCAACAGGGCATGCAACCAGTACTTCAGAGGTCGTGTTCGTGAGAATGAGATGTGCACAGGCACGTTTCAGGGTGGCGTGGGTGCCTGTGAG AGAGACTACGGCGGCCCTTTGGCGTGTCAACACAGTGACTGCTGGGTACTCGAGGGTGTGATCATCCCCATGAGGCGCTGCGGACACCCGGGCCAGCCCAACATCTTCATCCGTGTCTCCGTCTACGTGGACTGGATCAAGAAGGTCATGGAGATGGCTTAA
- the si:ch211-161c3.6 gene encoding high mobility group protein HMGI-C isoform X2, which yields MSDSGTKEPSPPPTTDQSPPEPPRRGRGRPRKQQQEPVGPPTPKRPRGRPKGSKNKGPKIAPKVEPVGERRPRGRPRKWPQRVVQEVTEEQQGPSGEAEEGPSQRSSSQVTPQEEGK from the exons ATGAGTGACAGTGGGACCAAAGAGCCGTCTCCCCCGCCGACCACTGACCAGTCACCTCCTGAACCACCGCGCAGGGGGAGGGGTCGGCcgaggaaacagcagcag GAGCCCGTTGGACCCCCGACTCCAAAGCGACCGAGAGGACGACCGAAAGGCAGCAAGAACAAAGGCCCCAAAATTGCACCCAAG GTAGAGCCTGTTGGGGAGAGACGACCACGCGGGCGACCCAGGAAATGG CCTCAGAGAGTAGTTCAAGAAGTAACTGAAGAGCAGCAG gGCCCTTCAGGCGAGGCAGAGGAGGGCCCTTCGCAGCGCTCGTCATCTCAGGTTACGCCGCAGGAGGAAGGGAAGTAG
- the si:ch211-161c3.6 gene encoding high mobility group protein HMGI-C isoform X1 → MSDSGTKEPSPPPTTDQSPPEPPRRGRGRPRKQQQEPVGPPTPKRPRGRPKGSKNKGPKIAPKKVEPVGERRPRGRPRKWPQRVVQEVTEEQQGPSGEAEEGPSQRSSSQVTPQEEGK, encoded by the exons ATGAGTGACAGTGGGACCAAAGAGCCGTCTCCCCCGCCGACCACTGACCAGTCACCTCCTGAACCACCGCGCAGGGGGAGGGGTCGGCcgaggaaacagcagcag GAGCCCGTTGGACCCCCGACTCCAAAGCGACCGAGAGGACGACCGAAAGGCAGCAAGAACAAAGGCCCCAAAATTGCACCCAAG AAGGTAGAGCCTGTTGGGGAGAGACGACCACGCGGGCGACCCAGGAAATGG CCTCAGAGAGTAGTTCAAGAAGTAACTGAAGAGCAGCAG gGCCCTTCAGGCGAGGCAGAGGAGGGCCCTTCGCAGCGCTCGTCATCTCAGGTTACGCCGCAGGAGGAAGGGAAGTAG